Proteins from one Streptosporangium becharense genomic window:
- a CDS encoding leucine-rich repeat domain-containing protein, with product MTWNDHKHVEEQIDRCLRDGSTTLSLSLTGQKTLPESIGDLTHLTELRVHFSPSLIALPESLGNLVNLTKLDVSQNQRLTTLPESLGDLVNLTELDLRANRLTSLPESVGNLTRLTALNLFHNRLTSLPESLGDLVNLTALDLFHNQLAALPESLVNLTELTMLMAGKNRLTSLPESLGDLRGVTWIYLADNQLTRLPDSLGDLPDLAWLNASHNRLTSLPESLGGLTALEALFLENNQLTALPESLGGLVNLTRLYVSQNRLTSLPESLGGLVNLVDLEVRGNRLTSLPESLGDLTALPALDVSDNELMSLPESLGDLVNLTKLDLSRNRLTLLPESLARLPKLNRLQVSSNRLGALPGWLGDMAKLARLDVNGNRLTALPDWLGHLPKLARLDLSDNELTSLPESLGDLVKLTRLDLSRNRLTALPESLGDLTKLAWLDLSDNELAALPESVRDLVNLTRLDLSGNRFADLPEPLKDLPRLARLDTYRQRV from the coding sequence ATGACCTGGAACGACCACAAGCATGTCGAGGAACAGATCGACAGGTGCCTGCGCGACGGGTCGACCACGCTCAGTCTCTCCCTGACCGGGCAGAAGACGTTGCCCGAATCGATCGGCGACCTCACCCACCTGACCGAGCTCCGCGTGCACTTCAGCCCATCACTGATCGCTCTGCCGGAGTCGCTGGGCAACCTCGTCAACCTCACCAAGCTCGACGTGAGCCAGAACCAGCGGCTGACGACCCTGCCGGAGTCACTGGGCGACCTCGTCAACCTCACCGAGCTCGACCTGCGGGCCAACCGGTTGACCTCGCTGCCCGAGTCGGTGGGGAACCTCACCAGGCTCACCGCGCTCAACCTGTTCCACAACCGGTTGACCTCCCTGCCCGAGTCACTGGGCGACCTCGTCAACCTCACCGCCCTCGACCTGTTCCACAACCAGTTGGCCGCTTTGCCGGAGTCGTTGGTGAACCTCACCGAGCTCACCATGCTCATGGCGGGCAAGAACCGATTGACCTCTTTGCCGGAGTCGCTGGGCGACCTCCGTGGCGTCACCTGGATCTACCTGGCCGACAACCAGCTGACCCGACTTCCGGACTCGCTGGGCGACCTACCCGACCTCGCCTGGCTCAACGCGAGCCACAACCGGCTGACCTCCCTGCCGGAGTCGTTGGGCGGTCTCACCGCCCTGGAGGCGCTCTTCCTGGAGAACAACCAGCTGACCGCCCTGCCCGAGTCGCTGGGCGGCCTCGTCAACCTCACCAGGCTCTACGTGAGCCAGAACCGGTTGACCTCCCTGCCGGAGTCGCTGGGCGGCCTCGTCAACCTCGTCGACCTCGAGGTGAGGGGCAACCGGCTGACCTCCCTGCCCGAGTCGCTGGGCGACCTCACCGCCCTGCCCGCGCTCGACGTGAGCGACAACGAGTTGATGTCCCTGCCGGAGTCGCTGGGCGACCTCGTCAACCTCACCAAACTCGACCTGAGCCGCAACCGGCTGACGTTGTTGCCGGAGTCGCTGGCACGCCTCCCCAAGCTCAACCGGCTCCAGGTGTCCTCCAACCGGCTGGGTGCCCTGCCCGGCTGGCTGGGGGACATGGCCAAGCTCGCCAGGCTCGATGTGAACGGCAACCGGTTGACCGCCCTGCCTGACTGGCTGGGCCACCTCCCCAAGCTCGCCAGGCTCGACCTGAGCGACAACGAGTTGACCTCCCTGCCCGAGTCGCTGGGCGATCTCGTCAAGCTCACCAGGCTCGACCTGAGCCGCAACCGGCTGACCGCCCTGCCGGAGTCGCTGGGTGACCTGACCAAGCTCGCCTGGCTCGACCTGAGCGACAACGAACTGGCCGCCCTGCCCGAGTCGGTGCGTGACCTCGTCAACCTCACCAGGCTCGACCTGAGCGGCAACCGGTTCGCCGACCTGCCCGAACCGCTGAAGGACCTCCCCAGACTCGCCAGGCTCGACACGTACCGGCAGCGCGTCTGA
- a CDS encoding PLP-dependent cysteine synthase family protein, whose protein sequence is MTAVRPVDDRSVDKGIERTGQIMDMGDGVLTAIGNTPLVRLRRVVPAGCAEIFVKVEGQNPTGSMKDRMAQAMIARAEGDGRLRPGDTVVEYTGGSTGASLALVCAVKGYRLRIVSSDAFSEDKLLQMAAFGAELSLVPSEGGMITKALIRRMIETAEGFSRQPGTYWTNQLDNTDSVAGYHPMGEEIWEQTGGRVDVFVQSVGTAASLRGATTALKRHRPELRVVAVEPAESAVLSGGRPGAHRIEGIGIGYPPPMWDPALADEIVPIATADAEEMARRLAREEGLFAGTSSGANVLAAIRVGQRLGPATRIATLLVDSGLKYLSTDVYRC, encoded by the coding sequence GTGACGGCGGTGCGACCGGTCGACGATCGAAGCGTGGACAAGGGCATCGAAAGAACCGGTCAGATCATGGACATGGGTGACGGCGTGCTGACGGCGATCGGAAACACGCCGCTGGTCAGGCTACGCAGGGTCGTGCCGGCCGGGTGCGCGGAGATATTCGTCAAGGTCGAGGGCCAGAACCCGACCGGCAGCATGAAGGACCGCATGGCGCAGGCGATGATCGCCAGGGCCGAGGGCGACGGGCGGCTGAGGCCCGGTGACACCGTCGTCGAGTACACGGGCGGCAGCACCGGTGCTTCCCTCGCCCTGGTCTGCGCGGTGAAGGGATACCGCCTCCGGATCGTCAGCTCGGACGCGTTCAGCGAGGACAAACTACTCCAGATGGCGGCGTTCGGCGCGGAGCTCAGCCTCGTCCCGAGCGAGGGAGGAATGATCACGAAAGCGCTCATCCGGCGCATGATCGAGACGGCCGAGGGGTTCAGCCGGCAGCCGGGCACCTACTGGACCAACCAGCTCGACAACACCGACAGCGTCGCCGGTTACCACCCGATGGGCGAGGAGATCTGGGAGCAGACAGGCGGGCGGGTCGACGTGTTCGTCCAGTCGGTCGGCACGGCGGCCTCGCTGCGCGGAGCGACGACCGCTCTCAAGCGTCACCGTCCAGAGCTCCGGGTCGTCGCGGTCGAACCGGCCGAGTCCGCGGTGCTGTCCGGCGGCCGGCCCGGCGCCCACCGCATCGAAGGCATCGGCATCGGTTACCCGCCGCCGATGTGGGACCCCGCCCTCGCGGACGAGATCGTTCCGATCGCCACCGCCGACGCCGAGGAGATGGCCCGGCGCCTGGCCCGGGAGGAAGGGTTGTTCGCCGGGACATCGTCCGGTGCGAACGTCCTCGCCGCGATCCGGGTCGGGCAGCGCCTCGGCCCGGCCACCAGGATCGCCACCCTGCTGGTGGACTCGGGGCTGAAGTATCTCAGTACCGACGTGTACCGATGCTGA
- a CDS encoding winged helix-turn-helix transcriptional regulator — protein sequence MSGYGQFCAVARALDVLGERWTLLIVRELLLGAATFTDICHGLPRIPRATLSARLRTLRAAGIVDDGYRLTEAGTALAPVVRELARWAVATDSAALTDDHLDTAALTWDMRRRVDVGALPERTVVLAIEFTDRMPSDGNYWLHLSRASVNLCRQDTGAPVDVWLTAPTAAVTGWWLGDLSWEQLLRQPGVRVHGDRALRHRMHHWFKRYLFTPEALGVTDPGR from the coding sequence GTGAGCGGATACGGGCAGTTCTGCGCGGTGGCGCGGGCTCTGGACGTCCTGGGTGAGCGGTGGACACTGCTGATCGTGCGGGAACTGCTGCTCGGCGCGGCGACCTTCACCGACATCTGCCACGGCCTGCCCCGCATCCCACGGGCGACCTTGTCCGCGCGGCTGCGCACACTGCGCGCCGCGGGCATCGTCGACGACGGTTACCGGCTCACCGAGGCGGGCACCGCGCTGGCCCCGGTGGTGCGGGAACTGGCCCGCTGGGCCGTCGCCACGGACAGCGCCGCCTTGACCGATGACCATCTCGACACCGCCGCGCTGACCTGGGACATGCGACGCCGCGTCGACGTCGGCGCGCTGCCCGAGCGCACGGTCGTGCTCGCGATCGAGTTCACCGACCGTATGCCGTCCGACGGCAACTACTGGCTGCACCTGTCCCGGGCGAGCGTCAACCTGTGCCGGCAGGACACCGGGGCGCCCGTCGACGTCTGGCTCACCGCGCCGACCGCGGCGGTGACCGGGTGGTGGCTCGGTGACCTGTCCTGGGAGCAACTGCTGCGGCAGCCGGGAGTGCGGGTGCACGGGGATCGGGCTCTGCGACACCGGATGCACCACTGGTTCAAGCGCTACCTGTTCACCCCGGAAGCCCTCGGTGTGACGGATCCGGGCCGCTGA
- a CDS encoding HAD-IA family hydrolase — translation MRGLIADQSGARVKWVVVDYAGVVSLAPPEQAGALLPRALGVASHEFWPVYQRERRPYDVGEVEASRFWSAVGGRLGRTVDPDLLEVLVTLDLRAWTHPNEETLALLREPTGSGAALALLSNAPAELAQLIDDQPWARLFRHRFFSADLGRAQPDPQVFSQVCARLGARPDDLLFVGGRRENVAAAQALGIEAVLFTGVSQLRSDLTGTGVSAGAAGVRGTPPVRRTPPVRRKAPEAVLPR, via the coding sequence ATGAGAGGGCTCATCGCCGACCAGTCGGGGGCACGTGTGAAGTGGGTCGTCGTTGACTACGCCGGAGTCGTCAGCCTGGCACCGCCCGAGCAGGCGGGCGCCCTGCTGCCGCGTGCTCTCGGCGTCGCGTCGCACGAGTTCTGGCCGGTCTACCAGCGGGAGCGGCGACCCTACGACGTCGGCGAGGTGGAGGCGTCCCGTTTCTGGAGCGCCGTGGGCGGGCGGCTGGGCAGAACCGTCGACCCCGATCTCCTTGAGGTCCTGGTCACCCTGGATCTCCGGGCCTGGACGCACCCCAACGAGGAGACCCTGGCGCTCCTGCGGGAACCGACCGGTTCCGGCGCCGCGCTGGCCCTGCTCTCGAACGCCCCGGCGGAACTGGCCCAGTTGATCGACGACCAGCCCTGGGCACGCCTGTTCCGGCACCGGTTCTTCAGCGCCGACCTGGGCCGGGCCCAGCCCGATCCACAGGTGTTCTCGCAGGTGTGCGCGAGGCTCGGCGCACGCCCGGACGACCTGCTGTTCGTCGGCGGCAGGCGGGAGAACGTCGCCGCGGCCCAGGCCCTCGGCATCGAAGCGGTGCTGTTCACCGGCGTTTCCCAGCTCCGCTCGGACCTCACCGGGACGGGCGTGAGCGCCGGGGCGGCGGGCGTGCGCGGAACACCGCCGGTCCGCCGCACCCCGCCGGTCCGGCGGAAGGCTCCGGAAGCCGTGCTCCCCCGGTGA
- a CDS encoding sugar kinase has translation MIDLVTLGESMALFTARRTGLLRHARDFGLGVGGAESNVAIGVVRLGASAAWIGRVGADEFGELLRSTLSGEGVDVRGMRVDPEAPTGLMVKSRRTAEVVDVRYYRSASAGSRLRPADLDVTLIRSARVLHVTGITLALSASAADAVHAAVAEARAAGVTVSMDVNYRRALWTPERASAALREIVPAVDVLFATEAEARLVVDGDDPVALARALSDLGPCHVLIKRGALGAVEVSDGTVRHAEPYPVTELDPVGAGDAFAAGWLAETIAGADPERRLATACAAGAFAVTAEGDWESLPRRCDLDLLSPADAVSR, from the coding sequence ATGATCGATCTGGTAACGCTCGGCGAGAGCATGGCGTTGTTCACCGCGCGGCGCACCGGTCTGCTCAGGCACGCCCGCGACTTCGGCCTCGGCGTGGGCGGCGCGGAGTCGAACGTGGCGATCGGCGTCGTCCGCCTCGGTGCGAGCGCCGCCTGGATCGGCAGGGTCGGCGCCGACGAATTCGGGGAGCTGCTGCGCTCGACGCTCTCCGGCGAAGGCGTGGACGTCCGGGGGATGCGGGTCGACCCGGAGGCACCCACCGGCCTGATGGTCAAGAGCAGGCGCACGGCCGAGGTCGTCGACGTGCGCTACTACCGCTCCGCGAGCGCCGGGTCCCGACTCCGCCCCGCCGACCTCGACGTCACGCTGATCCGCTCGGCGCGCGTGCTGCACGTCACGGGGATCACTCTCGCGCTGTCGGCGTCCGCCGCCGACGCGGTGCACGCCGCCGTCGCCGAGGCCCGCGCCGCGGGCGTGACCGTGTCGATGGACGTCAACTACCGGCGTGCCCTGTGGACGCCTGAGCGGGCGTCCGCCGCGCTTCGCGAGATCGTCCCCGCCGTGGACGTGCTGTTCGCGACCGAGGCCGAGGCCCGCCTGGTCGTCGACGGTGACGACCCGGTCGCCCTGGCCCGTGCCCTGTCGGACCTGGGCCCCTGCCACGTCCTCATCAAGCGCGGCGCGCTCGGCGCCGTCGAGGTGTCCGACGGCACCGTACGGCACGCGGAGCCGTACCCGGTCACCGAACTCGACCCGGTGGGCGCCGGCGACGCCTTCGCCGCCGGATGGCTGGCCGAGACGATCGCGGGGGCGGACCCCGAGCGGCGCCTGGCCACCGCCTGCGCCGCGGGAGCCTTCGCGGTCACCGCCGAAGGCGACTGGGAGAGCCTGCCCCGCCGGTGCGACCTGGACCTCCTCAGCCCGGCGGACGCGGTCAGCCGCTGA
- a CDS encoding IclR family transcriptional regulator domain-containing protein produces MNDSAPGRDRPTDLDRSLEPNPSTGPDRSPEPDSSADLDRSREPDSSAEPNRPTEPNPSADLDRSPEPDPSAEPERPAERNQSASLRRALAVLEYVRDHAGPGHGLPLTRLAEALGLSKSTVLRLTVPLVESRLLERDRRTGAYRLGNGALRLGQAYLATLDLRTVAAEESHRLMSQVRETVHLVVYDPPDVVYIDKVENETNVRMASRIGSRAPLHCTAVGKAILAWQPDESVEEVVAAGMPPVTRHTITDAARLRAELRRVRQRGYAVDDRENEPEVRCVAAPIFNHGDAVVAAISVSGLTSRITAARVRDLGPLVTETALRISRKLGSTR; encoded by the coding sequence ATGAACGACTCCGCCCCGGGACGTGACCGGCCCACGGACCTGGACCGCTCCCTGGAACCGAACCCGTCTACCGGCCCGGACCGCTCCCCGGAACCGGACTCGTCCGCCGACCTGGACCGCTCCCGGGAACCGGACTCGTCCGCGGAACCGAACCGGCCCACGGAACCGAACCCGTCCGCCGACCTGGACCGCTCCCCGGAACCGGACCCGTCCGCGGAACCGGAACGGCCCGCGGAACGCAACCAGTCGGCTTCGCTGCGGCGAGCCCTCGCCGTGCTGGAGTACGTACGCGACCACGCGGGCCCGGGTCACGGGCTGCCGCTCACCCGGCTGGCCGAGGCGCTCGGCCTGTCCAAGAGCACGGTGCTCCGGCTGACCGTTCCCCTCGTCGAGTCCAGGCTCCTGGAGCGCGACCGCCGAACCGGGGCCTACCGCCTGGGCAACGGTGCCCTGCGGCTGGGCCAGGCGTACCTGGCCACGCTCGACCTGCGGACGGTGGCCGCCGAGGAGTCCCACCGGCTGATGTCGCAGGTGCGGGAGACCGTCCACCTCGTGGTGTACGACCCGCCGGACGTGGTCTACATCGACAAGGTGGAGAACGAGACCAACGTCCGCATGGCCTCGCGGATCGGCAGCCGGGCGCCGCTCCACTGCACGGCGGTGGGCAAGGCCATCCTCGCCTGGCAGCCGGACGAGTCCGTCGAGGAGGTCGTGGCCGCCGGGATGCCGCCCGTCACCCGGCACACCATCACCGACGCCGCCCGCCTACGCGCCGAGCTGCGCCGCGTCCGGCAGCGGGGCTACGCGGTCGACGACCGGGAGAACGAGCCCGAGGTGCGCTGCGTCGCCGCGCCGATCTTCAACCACGGTGACGCCGTGGTCGCGGCGATCTCCGTGTCCGGTCTCACCTCGCGGATCACCGCGGCCCGCGTCCGCGACCTGGGGCCGTTGGTGACGGAGACCGCACTGCGGATCTCCAGGAAGCTCGGCTCGACCCGGTGA
- a CDS encoding DUF4253 domain-containing protein, which translates to MVRIGSVEMDDCERGHLPPLLGQLFADGGEGRWLPVELPPGDVVWPDPGYSQLSIRVRPAFWLSEVTVSGEYWALLRAQHEHSGLWPVLLEDSVQPWAAGQIAPDAPTEIDNYHAAAFMTEVWSDWVAKAHADQIDLLDPFGPQCPGPAPPGRLVADPGVVADWYAGLVAERRTPLGLVAVERGADALAVMGWQGALNHNEWMVPLAAVVRSWEDRFGARVVGMGFNTLDLSVAAPPTTSEHALHVAAEHWTFCPDSIIQGAGTLIDYAEQIKGRNAWSFWWD; encoded by the coding sequence GTGGTCAGGATCGGATCGGTAGAGATGGACGATTGCGAGCGGGGGCACCTTCCGCCACTTCTGGGCCAGCTGTTCGCCGACGGGGGCGAAGGCCGGTGGCTCCCCGTGGAGCTGCCGCCCGGTGACGTGGTCTGGCCCGACCCGGGTTATTCGCAGCTGTCGATCCGCGTCCGACCGGCTTTCTGGCTCAGTGAGGTGACGGTGTCCGGGGAGTACTGGGCCCTGCTGCGTGCCCAGCACGAGCACTCCGGCCTCTGGCCGGTGCTGCTGGAAGACTCCGTCCAGCCCTGGGCGGCCGGGCAGATCGCTCCGGACGCCCCTACCGAGATCGACAACTACCACGCCGCCGCGTTCATGACCGAGGTCTGGTCCGACTGGGTGGCGAAGGCCCACGCCGACCAGATCGACCTGCTCGACCCCTTCGGCCCGCAATGCCCCGGGCCCGCGCCGCCGGGGAGGCTGGTCGCCGACCCGGGTGTGGTCGCCGACTGGTACGCCGGCCTGGTGGCCGAGCGCAGGACCCCGCTCGGTCTGGTCGCGGTCGAACGGGGCGCCGACGCGCTCGCCGTCATGGGCTGGCAGGGTGCGCTGAACCACAACGAGTGGATGGTCCCGCTGGCCGCCGTGGTGCGCAGCTGGGAGGACAGGTTCGGGGCGAGGGTGGTCGGCATGGGGTTCAACACCCTCGACCTGAGCGTCGCCGCGCCGCCGACGACCTCGGAACACGCCCTGCACGTCGCGGCCGAGCACTGGACGTTCTGCCCCGACAGCATCATCCAGGGTGCCGGAACCCTCATCGACTACGCCGAGCAGATCAAGGGCAGGAACGCCTGGTCGTTCTGGTGGGACTGA
- a CDS encoding alpha/beta fold hydrolase, giving the protein MTLRASANGIEIAYDTFGSPGGRPLLLVMGLGSQMIHWDEEFCGLLAGRGHHVVRFDNRDIGESTHLHEAGAPVLGGGGRVPYLLDDMADDTAGLLDVLGWDAAHVVGVSMGGMIAQSLAIRHPHRVRSLTSIMSTPSPQAAPPTDAAMAALMSPPSPDRETAIRRALETWKVIGSPGYPFDHERIERVAGLSYDRSYDPAGTSRQLAAILASADRAPGLKELRIPALVLHGEDDQLVPLSGGIATADAIPGARLVTFPGMGHDLPRALWPRFVEEIDALTAAAER; this is encoded by the coding sequence ATGACTCTGCGAGCCTCGGCGAACGGCATCGAGATCGCCTACGACACCTTCGGCTCCCCCGGGGGACGCCCGCTTCTGCTGGTCATGGGGCTGGGCTCCCAGATGATCCACTGGGATGAGGAGTTCTGCGGCCTCCTCGCCGGCCGCGGGCACCACGTGGTGCGTTTCGACAACCGCGACATCGGCGAGAGCACCCACCTGCACGAGGCCGGGGCCCCCGTCCTGGGCGGCGGCGGCCGGGTGCCGTACCTGCTGGACGACATGGCCGACGACACCGCCGGGCTGCTCGACGTGCTGGGCTGGGACGCGGCCCACGTGGTCGGCGTCTCGATGGGCGGCATGATCGCCCAGTCGCTGGCGATCCGCCACCCGCACCGCGTGCGCAGCCTCACCTCGATCATGTCCACGCCGAGTCCGCAGGCCGCCCCGCCGACCGACGCGGCGATGGCGGCCCTGATGTCGCCGCCGTCGCCCGACCGGGAGACCGCGATCCGGCGGGCCCTGGAGACCTGGAAGGTCATCGGCTCACCCGGCTACCCGTTCGACCACGAGCGGATCGAGCGGGTGGCCGGGCTGAGCTACGACCGCTCCTACGACCCGGCGGGTACCTCCCGGCAGCTGGCCGCCATCCTCGCCTCCGCCGACCGCGCTCCGGGGCTCAAGGAGCTCAGGATCCCCGCGCTCGTGTTGCACGGCGAGGACGACCAGCTCGTCCCGCTCTCCGGGGGGATCGCCACCGCCGATGCGATTCCCGGCGCCAGGCTGGTCACCTTCCCCGGTATGGGACACGACCTTCCCCGTGCCCTCTGGCCGAGGTTCGTCGAGGAGATCGACGCGCTCACCGCCGCCGCCGAGCGGTGA
- a CDS encoding roadblock/LC7 domain-containing protein, with the protein MPIRLRTLKLIGRRTPVELREEVLREMALLRERMPDVNGSIACSVDGLTIASDLEGDSEQTGALSSALLALSRRMTDMAGKGAFEETLISGTNGYAACYAAGPKIVLTVLARPGTNLGLLRLEGRKTAARLAAVASRISLTH; encoded by the coding sequence ATGCCGATAAGGCTGCGGACGCTGAAGCTGATCGGAAGGAGGACGCCGGTGGAGTTGCGCGAGGAGGTGCTCCGCGAGATGGCGCTGCTGCGGGAGCGCATGCCCGACGTGAACGGGAGCATCGCGTGCAGCGTCGACGGCCTGACGATAGCCAGCGACCTGGAAGGTGACAGCGAGCAGACCGGCGCCCTCTCCTCCGCGCTGCTGGCCCTCAGCCGCCGGATGACGGACATGGCCGGCAAGGGCGCCTTCGAGGAGACGCTGATCTCCGGAACCAACGGTTACGCGGCCTGCTACGCCGCCGGCCCCAAGATCGTCCTCACAGTCCTCGCACGCCCCGGGACGAACCTGGGCCTGCTCCGGCTGGAGGGCCGTAAGACGGCGGCGCGGCTGGCCGCCGTCGCATCCCGTATATCGCTGACGCACTGA